Below is a genomic region from Candidatus Thorarchaeota archaeon.
TCTTGCTGCTGCCCATGCTGTATATGTAGAATCTATGCGAGAATTTGGTGGCAGAGAGGGTCTTGCAAATCTGGGAGAAGCGAATCGAATCCATGGAAAAGAACTGGGTGAAGGTGCCATAGAAGATGGTGCGCTTAGGAAAGGCGACCTTCGCTCTATATACGAATTCTTCGAAGCTGCCCATCCCTTCTTTGGTTTCGGACTTGAATTGCTTGATGTGGACGAGCATTCGTTGCGTCTGAAGGTACACTCCTGCCCGTGGATTGACACTTTCAAGTCCAAGGGAGCACAGGAAGACATCTGCCAATGGGTCTGCAAAATGGATGAGGGAATTGGGCAGGCTGTCAATCCCGATCTAGAAATGACTATACCAAAGTGTATGATGCGTGGCGACGATTATTGCATCTATCATTGGGAGGAATCCTAGTTGACCAACAAAAAGACTGACCTTTTGAACCGCGTTCTGAAGCTTTACGTAGCGGCTGTTTCAGACGCAGCTGATGAGCTTGACCTATCTCCAGTATGCATGAATGCCGATATTCGTCCTATCACCAAAAACACAAGAATGGCTGGTTTTGCTCGCACAGGGAAATTGCTCCGTGCACCAGTTCAAAGGTCGTACGATGAAGAACAGCTCCACGATTTCATGAGTTTAGCAACTAAGGCGGAAGAAGGCGATATTGTCGCCATAACAAGCTCTGGAGCCACAGATTGCTCTGTGTGGGGGCAGGTTCTAACCCGAATAGGAAAACCAAGAGGTCTGAGAGGAGCTGTTGTGGATGGCACTTCTCGGGATATCCATGATATCAATCGGATGGATTTTCCTGTATTTGCTCGTGGTAGACATCCTGCAACGATGAGAGGCCGGCTTGACATGGAATCAGTAGGCGAGCCTATCGTGTGTGGAGGCGTGAGAGTGACACCTGGGGATTTGATTTTTGGTGATGGTGATGGAGTCGTGGTGATTCCTCAGGATCGAGTTGAAGAGGTAATTACGGCTGCCGAGGAAGTCGTTGGGACTGATACTTGGTGGGCCGGAAAACTCGAAGATGGCGAAAATCCTCATGATCTTCATGAAGAGAAGCCTATCCCATAGAAGGTATAACGCCTATAGACCAATTGGATAGGTTCCTTTCTCTTTCGCGTAGTCATACATATGAACAACTTTCTCCGGTGTAGAATCAGGCTGTATGTTGTGAGCAGGAGCCAAGATGTAGCCGCCCTCTGGAGCAAGGGCTTTGATTCGGGTCTCTATCTCTTCATCAAGATCCTC
It encodes:
- a CDS encoding L-2-amino-thiazoline-4-carboxylic acid hydrolase codes for the protein MRKPTADEVRKANMETLAAAHAVYVESMREFGGREGLANLGEANRIHGKELGEGAIEDGALRKGDLRSIYEFFEAAHPFFGFGLELLDVDEHSLRLKVHSCPWIDTFKSKGAQEDICQWVCKMDEGIGQAVNPDLEMTIPKCMMRGDDYCIYHWEES
- a CDS encoding RraA family protein, with translation MTNKKTDLLNRVLKLYVAAVSDAADELDLSPVCMNADIRPITKNTRMAGFARTGKLLRAPVQRSYDEEQLHDFMSLATKAEEGDIVAITSSGATDCSVWGQVLTRIGKPRGLRGAVVDGTSRDIHDINRMDFPVFARGRHPATMRGRLDMESVGEPIVCGGVRVTPGDLIFGDGDGVVVIPQDRVEEVITAAEEVVGTDTWWAGKLEDGENPHDLHEEKPIP